From the Pocillopora verrucosa isolate sample1 chromosome 11, ASM3666991v2, whole genome shotgun sequence genome, the window tcatcacttttctgcttgatattgtattgatattgtaaggagaaattctgtcttggtcactcatgggagttaaaggttgaGACCTTCTTGTCCTGCTCTTCTGACTACACATCAGATTCTTTTTTGTGTGCTTTTTGGAATGCTTTAAAGCATTTTGAGCAACTTTTACTTTCTACCCAGTTTTGTAATATCTGTAAGATATCATGGCGTTGCATGTCATCAAGAATATTCATTATCCTTTCAACAGTGGCATTATTTCCTTCTCTTTCACTCCAAACACGCAGGAGACTATCAGTTGGTTGATTGTTTAGGAGATTAATCTCACCTCTTGTAAACCCAAGGTGCTCACCAAAAATACGATAGTCATTAAAGAAGGGAGATTCTTTATCCAAACTTTGACACATTGTAAAGTATATTTTCCCAGGAATATTGTGAATAATTTGTTCCTGTTTGTCTGTCTTGGATATCTTCACGCATTTGCAGCAGACAGAAATATCTTGGGCTTTGCTTGGCACTTCCACAGTAGGTGCCAAAGGCAGACTGTTTACTTCATTGTATCCATTCTGGGAATCAGATGGCATTTGTTGAGTTGAGCAATTGACTGGCCTTTCTTGGTCAGGGGAAGCATTAAATTTTGCATCATTCAGGGTGCTGCTTGCACCTTGGACCTCCTCACACAAATCAACACTCTGTACTCCATCTGCTTGAGAgctatttgaaaaagaaatttgtgcTTCACTTTGGGATGTGGTAAGGATTCCTTTCTCCTCCTCCACTGGCCATGTGTACCTTTCTTTAGGAGAAGGCGAATTCTTTTCTTGTAGAAGGCCCAAGGGTTCTTCAATTGATAACACTACAGTGATCTGAGCTTTCTGAAGCATGGTTTTCATCTCTTCAAAAGAGAGCCCTTTAACTGGTTGTCTGTTGACAGCTGTTATCTTGCATCCAGGGCTGAGATATGGACACTTGGCCGCTGGTGTTTCTCCAGCTGCAATTTGCTTTATTATTGGGCATGGTTGTTCTAGTTGATTCTGTGCAAAGAAATTGTGTACATCTGCTCTCAGCATATATGATAAGGGAAGGTACAGCCAGAGGGAATGGGGAAATACAGTCTGAAACATGATGCTAGACCCCCTTCTAGGGTTCCACCACTATCAGAAAACCTGATTTTCAGCTCCCCTCCTTCCCCCTGTGAATACTTTATTCTCTTTCCCTTTGTTGAAATGTGTTGGAGCAGGAGTAAAATGTGTGGACATGAAGATGTGAAGAAATGTTTCATCTGGCATTTTATAATGATTTTCTAAATCGGTTGTGATAAAATTAGACTGAAGTAGATGCATGTTTATAtcattatgaaataaatgaattggtGATTATGGCCGGGAAAATGTTGATGTAGATGGAGAAAACACTGGAGAAGTATCAGAAAGATAGCATTTGATGTGGGATGATAGAAAAATTGGAGGAATAGATAGGAGGAAGctgtaaaatttgaaaatcgtgACAAAATTAGTTCAGGATGAAATGAGATGTACATATGAAGAAAATGCATCATCCAAATAATTTTACGGTGAAAATTGCAGGTTTAATTACCTTGGCAAATACAAACTTAAAACCGAGTGGCTCTtttgaacttttcttttgtaactcAGCTTGAAGTGGTCTCCAGTCTAAAATTGCTGGTGAGTCAATTGCAAGGCTGGTAAGGTGATCTTAAAAGGATAATGAGAACACCGTATTATTAAATGTTGAAGTAATAACTATGATATGGCTCCTAACTGGCTTACTGCCCAGGAGGAATAGAATAccattcctttaaaaaaatgtgcttGCAACAGTTAAATGACCTGTGGAtgaaataaatatgaataaCTGACCCTAATTGCTGGCCACAAACTACAACTAAAAGGAAGTTTGAACAATTCCAGGCATCCATGTGATTTGCAACTGTGCCAGACTATACTTCAAGATATGTTTGCAGTTGAGTGAAAGTCCATTTTTCTGTAATGAAGTTCCTGAATTTTTTGGTTTGTCTTCAGCAGAATGAACAGGTTTGTGAACTTCATCAATATTTTCAGGTTATAGGAAACAGGAAGTGGGTTTAAACTCAATGCTTCAGGAAATTCTACATTTCCATGAAAGTATTTAATCAATATATGGAACATTAATCTTTGTAAAAGGGAAACATACCATTCTGTCTCCATTGCCTCCGTTGAATAGTTACTTTGATCTGCTTTTGAAGGTTCAGTTGGTGGACAATTTTCTGTAGTCCTTCATATGTTTCATTCTCAAGTTTACGTTCATTGATGGAAATGACAATGTCtccatatttcaattttttgtggtTGAAGTCTGGTAGCTTGATGTTGTTCACCAATGCATATGTTTTTTTACCATCCTGGAAGTCctgaaaaatattcaacaaaCACATTAGCCACTCCAATTCTGGGAATCTAAATACCATCTCTTTGCAATAAACTGAGGATTAAAGTTGAATGTGTGTGCATGTGttgaggagggggggggggggggaggtgaaTATCTTTTCACTTGCACAATTTCCTGTTTTGCTTACTTAAGACCCTTTCTTTCTAAACCGTTTCTCCCatcagtatcacccctaaaacCAATAAtgaggttatgagaataaaggaaatgatcaccaacaaaagaagctcttgattgttaggcaaattctctttgtcagtaccataggaaatatgtagagaacagtatagaggaAATGTATACTGATGATAGGacgtaaagggttaagttgggTAATGTGAAAGGAAGAATAACTAATACCCCTATTGGGCTTATGCTTGTtgtcaaggaaaataaattgatgcAATAAGGTTAATTTATGTCAAATAAATGTGGATATTTTGATGTGGGACATAGAGACAGGGCATCAGACCTTTATAATCTTATAAATTTTTATGTGAGTGTCTTTTAAGAAAAAGTCTCAAAAAATTTAAGGAGAGGTTAGCTAGGATTCTTGAGTGAATCcagagagattaaaaaaaagggagggagggagggaacaAACATTGAGCTCAATATCATtacagacaaaaaaacaaaatatttaaaatcacAGAGAAGAAGCTTGTGTGGCCTCTCCAAATTCAGCATGAACTGGATGTGGTACTTACAGGGTAAAAGATGTTGAGAGAAAATGCAGCTGAGAATGGAAGCCTCTTGACTCTGACTTTAATATCAATTGCAACTTGGTTTGGGTCCCAGAGATAAAATTCTTGTTGTTCTAATGGCTTTCTTATAGTAACACTCAGAACACTTTGgcaatttttcaacttttccaaaAAGGATGTGTCATAGCTCATAGTACTTGAACCATTGATGGATGTTATCCAGTCTCCAGGTTCCAAGATGTTAACTGCATTGCTGttgttttctatttctttcacAATCCAGTACAGGTAAGCTGGATCCCTGTCTGCATCCTATAAATAAAGAGGAAACATGTGCTAAGGTTGAACAAGAGTGCTGTAATTCTActaataatgtacataaaaaaattatgcatgcctaattggctgaaaaagagtgcatttttcatgtaacacaaatgcaaatttggaacatgagtgcaaagtttTAGCAATGGTGCAAAGTTGaaacatgagtgcaaagttgtagcaCAAGTGCAAATTGCAAATAACACACTGCTAAAATTTTGTCTTGACTTACTCTGATGTGTTTTTCATATAAATTATTAACaggtaacaaaatgatttctcaTGCAATTGGATGTAAATAAGGACTTCTAATTTTTCAAGTGCATGTGCAATttgatgttttgaaaaatttacaaatgctTATTAACACAAAATTACTTGAGAATAATGTCATACCTTAtcaataatttacatgaaaaaagcatcacagataGTTGAGACAGGCACAATTTTGACAGTGCAAacctatttttaatttgcattcatgttacaactttgtgTTACATGACAAATACAGTAATttccaaccaatcagaagcatgCGATCTTTCCATTTATAgtattattttgataaattttacaaattccCAGATGTGCCTTACATGTTAGATCATGATAACAACTACTTGATAAAATTGATCATTCTAATTACCtatttgctagataatgtagTGTGGATATCATAAATTAACTCAGGGAATTAATTCAGTCTTGTCACTCAGAATTTCATAATTAATTTAAAGACGATTCGTTGTCAACGCGAAATCTAAATTTCTCGGAGATTGTATTTCTAATCAGGATACATTAGTTGAAAAGCGCggaaataacaattttgaaGTGGCGCCCTTTCTTATTACCCTCAGGAAAGCAAAAGAAATCTATGTTTCACCATGAAAGAAATATAACCACGAAGATTGCACTATTTGATAATCACATTCGCTATGTTGCAATATGACCATCCTAGCTATTGGCGCTTTTTTCGTTTACAAATAAATATAGCAATCCGATGTGCTCGTGAAATAGAATTTATTTAAAGTATGCAGAAATAAATTCCGGAAGCCCATTTAATTTGCCGGAACAACTTTGTGTTTCAATAAAAATGCTTTGAACTGACTcgttcctttgaaaaaaacaaaaacaacgaaaaaacgAATAAATCGGAAGGAAAGCCTACCTCGTAAACTTTATTGAGGCGAGATGGATGCATTCTAGTGAAACCAAATATGGAATGGTTTGGCGAGTTCAAAAGAAGCCCTCCCCTATCTCAGATTAGGATTTATTTCGGAAGTGATGCAAGCATCTTTTTTAGAAAAAGCTGGCAGGTCTGGTGTTGCCATCAGATTCCTGGCAATTACAATACAAAAGTGCGCAATCGGTAGGTCTTTAATAATCATCGAAAAAAGAtttacgaaaagaaaaattaactatCTACTTCGAAACAATTCAACAATTCAGTTGTCTGCGTAGAGAGACTTACCGCTTTCACTGAAATTGAACAACCCAAGGGACTATTCCCTTTTGTAGGGTACATCTCGCGTGTCATTTTTGGGCCATACGTTGTAAGATCGGGCCAGTACTGGGAATTGTGTATGCGAGCTAAACTTGTTTGTTCCATGTTTCACGTTAAATTATTCAGTAGAATTTTGTTTGCTGACAGGAATGTGCTTCGCTGTTTGCAGAATTCTGTTACGGACCAGTGACTCGCGCGATGATTGGTAAATTTAAACTCGTGATCGCCGCATGCTTCACTTTTAGTTCATGCGCCTTTAAAGTAACAAACTGTCCTGCTGAGAGTACCAAAGGCATGTAAACATATTAATGTAACCTCGATCGCAAAATTCTCCAATGTTCAGAATAACTTTCTTAGGACGTGTTACTTTgatgattttgtcttttcttcatTTACTGTGACTGCAAAGCAATATCTAGGGGTTCAACCGAACGCCTGTTGTTTGGAATCGTCACGCAACATCCTTTCTGGAGCGGAAGGGGAATCCCCGCACTTAAATACTTTTGAATGTAAATAAGTCCTTAACTCGCATTATGCGCTTCgaatatttcaataaataaatatttttcgaACCCTATAGGTAGCATACAGAACTACCTTCGgtatatttaatttactttccCCGacggaaaaagagaaaaaaaatcccgCAGCTAcccctccctctcctcccaCACGCCCACGTTCCTCCACAGGCCCCCCAACCACGTTGGTTGTACAACAGTATTAGTGTTAGCTGTCTATGGACGCCTTTAGATGAGatagagagaaagaaatatctcttttcaaaagacaaatattccttttttaaaattttttggttgAGATACATTCAAATatgtaaaatttcaaactttatcCAAGATTTCTATggttaacaataaaggtagggtgGAGATCTGTGGTTCATTTTCTATCGGCCATTTTCAGTGGAAATGCTCGTTTCGTGGAGAGATATTGAACGAGCCAGGGATACTATCAAGGGGTGTGGTGTGGTTGTCAGGACACCTTTACTCCGAAATGTGGAACAGAGGTTTGGTTTTGATGACCAATTCAAACTGCATTTGAAAATGGAGAACATGCAGAATACCGGTACGGTTAAAGAATTAGAAGGAAGGGGCGATTAATTATCGGGTTCGGGGACGATTTTCCTACGGTATTTCGGTTGTCTTTTACAGACGCCTCATAGGGGTTTTCTTAGACCCTGTTTTGTGGTAATCAATATCCTTTTCGATTTCCTTGTTTGTGTGCATTGTAATGTTTACTTAATTTGTTACAGGATCATTTAAAATACGTGGTGTTGTGAACCAGTTTGCCAACATCCCCTCTGTGATCACCGAGAATAAGAAAAGTCTTGTTTCGATGTCTGCTGGAAATTATGGAAAGGCATTTGCTTTGGCGACAAAGGAACAAAACCTTCCAGCAATTCTGTGTATGCCTGAAACTGCTCCCATTAATAGAGCAAAACTTATTGAGGtacaaatttaaccctttaactcacaaaagtgattaacttgtaacttctccctacaaccaaacaggtaatgagattactcaaacttatcaggtaccATAATTATACTAAAAACATCTGTTCACTTCAGTGTCGGCGCAGGCCactggtggatatttaccttgctACTTtgcagcttggtaaatatccagtTATTAACACCTTTACTTTGATGATATCCactggtggatatttaccttgctACTTtgcagcttggtaaatatccagtTATTAACACCTTTACTTTGTTGAACAGTTGTTAAATATTGCAGATATATacaaaaaagcaaggaaaacctACTGAAGGTAAATTTTTCATGCTGATTTACAGAGTTTCGGTGTGAAAGTGGAAAGAATACCCACGAGTGAAATACAAGATGCTGTTGATCTTCATGTTGCTGAAGATGGAATGCACTTTCTTCATCCATTTGATGATCTTCATCTTATTTCTGGTTTTGCCAGGTATTATCTGTTTTGCAAACAATAACTTATGtgtaattataatgatgatgatattgatctcgatattaaccctttacaccctaagatcaatattcatgttctccatactgttctctatacatttccttaggtgcttacaaggagaatttgtttaacaatcaagagcttctttaatcggtgatcatttcctttattctcatgacctttatgtttgatctaggggtgatattgtaaggagaaattggccATTTCCAAATTACCTCTGgcctctttttcaaaacaaggacTGGTGCTCAACCACttgtatgaaaatgagtttAAATTGCACATGAATTTAACttactagttatagttctcactagagctacccccgccctacagtaccattttctttttttttttttgagttgggcttgttgtttacagttgtgtagttatgaccatttgcgggaaaaacgttgataccttgcggccgtgcaagcgatcaaatcgagattttttttggttacgaTCAACCGAAAAcacctacattctctcttctccagtcttcctctatactaggacaaatctcgtgtcaaagacgccgatcctAAAAGTCCTTGCGCGCGTGTCTTTTTACTggcagcccatgaccatttgcaggaaaaacgttgataccttgcagccgtgcaagcgatcaaatcgagattttttctggttatgatctaccaaaaatacccacattccctcttctccagtcttcctctatattacgcggggagtcctaaggtgcctccttgggtttttggccctctggggccaaaaaccctgcCGGGGCAATTATCATATGAAAGGATGAGCACCATGACTTGCTTTAAAAAAGAAGGCAAAGATAATTTGGAAATGGCCCATTAGATACAAGTCACTCTgagggatcaaagggttaaaatgcTCCAATGTATTTCACAACACTTTACATAGGACTTTTGCTAGACTACACTGAGCCCCTGTATGAAGATCTTCAAAACTAGTAGCATTACAACTATTTTAAAGGAGCTAAGGCAGGGCTAAAAATTGGTAGTTGCACGGTTGCCAGTGGCAAGTTAAAACTGACCAAAAGTTAATGTTTGAACCCCCTATGTGCAACTATGCTacagaattttgaaaagttgcaatgtaaattatgtgaagtacaaagttaaaaataaaactcaatatgTAGTTTAATTGGACTACctttctcttcatttctttgCCTGGACTCTAAGATCACCCATTTTAGCGAACTTTTTAGTTCTGAAATGGAAATTCTGAGCTGTTTTAATAATGATTTCACGAGCTTGTTCTTTGCTTTTAGTTAACACTCTGTTTAAAGCCCTGGGgcatttattcaagtttttcattttaaactagaGGAAATCAAGGGCTGCTTCATTTTGGGATGGGCCACtaagaattcaaggaaactggCCAGACTGGCCACCAAGCACTGGagttaatttttagccctgGCTAAGGTTCCTTTTTACATTTCATATCCTATT encodes:
- the LOC131777202 gene encoding uncharacterized protein, whose amino-acid sequence is MEQTSLARIHNSQYWPDLTTYGPKMTREMYPTKGNSPLGCSISVKADADRDPAYLYWIVKEIENNSNAVNILEPGDWITSINGSSTMSYDTSFLEKLKNCQSVLSVTIRKPLEQQEFYLWDPNQVAIDIKVRVKRLPFSAAFSLNIFYPDFQDGKKTYALVNNIKLPDFNHKKLKYGDIVISINERKLENETYEGLQKIVHQLNLQKQIKVTIQRRQWRQNDHLTSLAIDSPAILDWRPLQAELQKKSSKEPLGFKFVFAKNQLEQPCPIIKQIAAGETPAAKCPYLSPGCKITAVNRQPVKGLSFEEMKTMLQKAQITVVLSIEEPLGLLQEKNSPSPKERYTWPVEEEKGILTTSQSEAQISFSNSSQADGVQSVDLCEEVQGASSTLNDAKFNASPDQERPVNCSTQQMPSDSQNGYNEVNSLPLAPTVEVPSKAQDISVCCKCVKISKTDKQEQIIHNIPGKIYFTMCQSLDKESPFFNDYRIFGEHLGFTRGEINLLNNQPTDSLLRVWSEREGNNATVERIMNILDDMQRHDILQILQNWVESKSCSKCFKAFQKAHKKESDV